The DNA region ACTGGAGCAGACCTTCCTGCCGAACGGACAGCCGCTGCCCGACCTGCTCCAAGCCGGACTGAGGGACCCGGCACGCCTGTTGGCGCGGATCTGCGAGGCACTGGAGGAGTACTGGGAGGCGTGCCTCGCGCCCACCTGGTGGCCGCAGGCCCGCGCGGTACTGGAGGCCGACCTGGTGTACCGGGCGCGGGTGCTCGCCCAGCACGGCGCGGCGGCGCTGTTCGCGGACCTGGACCACCGCCTGCAGTGGACGGACGGCGTGCTGTCGATCAACCGGCACTGGACGGACGGGGACGTGGAGACCGCCGTGGACGGGCGCGGCCTCGTGCTCAGCCCGACCTTCTTCGTCCGGGGTGCGATCACCATGATCGACAGCAACCGCGCGCCGCAGATCAGCTACCCGGCACGCGGGCAGGCGGGCATGGCCGACCAGGGCTCGCCGGTTCCGCGACAGGCCCTGGAGGCGCTGGTCGGCGCACCGAAGGCCCGGCTGCTCTCACTGCTGGCCGAACCGGCCTCCACCACCGAGCTCGCCTACCGCCTGGGCGTCACTCCGGGCGCGATCAGCCAGCACCTCTCCGTCCTGGCGGCCACCGGTCTGGTCACCCGGGCTCGGCACGGCCGCTCGGTGCTGTACCGGCGCAGTGTGCTCGGGGACGAGCTGACGGACGGCAGATGACGGCCGACGAACGACAGCCGACGAATAACAGATGACAGATTTCAGCGAACAGATTTCAACATCTGTTCATCGCCGCCCCGGCGAGTGCCGCCGGCACAGACAGGGCCGGCGTGTCCCCATCTACAAGGACACGCCGGCCCACCCGCCCCACCGGCTCCGCTACCGCGCGGCCATCGCCATCAGCTTGCGCGCCGCCCGGTTCTGCCGCAGCAGCTGCGCGAAGGTCGTGTGCCCCTGGGTGGTCCGGGCGAACGCCCGCCAGGCCGCCGGCACCAGGCAGACCGCCGCGTGGAACAGGTACGGGCGTCGCTCGAAGGCGCCCAGCAGCTGCTTGCCCGCGCGCATCTCCACGCCCAGCCCGGCCTTGACCGCGAACGCGTAGTTCAGCGCCTCGCGCCGCACCGACGCCGCGTCGCCCGCCTCCGCGACCCGCACCGCCCACTCGCCGGCCAGTCGGCCCGAGCGCAGCGCGTACGAGATGCCCTCGCGGGTCCACGGCTCGAGCAGCCCGGCCGCGTCCCCGGCGACCAGCACCCGGCCGCGGGAGAGCGGCGAGTCCTCGGCCCGGCAGCGGGTCAGGTGCCCGGACTCGACCCGCGGGGTGAAGCCGGACAGGCCCAGCCGCCGGATGTAGTCGGCGAGGTACTGCTTGGTCCGCTCGCCGTCGCCGCGCGCCGAGATGACGCCCACGGTCAGGCTGCTGGTCTCGGTCTTCGGGAACACCCAGCCGTAACTGCCGGGCAGCGGGCCCCAGTCGAGGTGGATCCGGCCCGACCAGTCGGCGGCGACCTGCGGCGGCACCGGGATCTCGGCCTCCAGGCCGAGGTCGATCTGGTCGAAGGTGACGCCTACGTGCCGGGCGATCCGGCTGGCGCTGCCGTCCGCGCCGACCACCGCACGGGCCTCGAAGCTGCGCCCGTCGGCCGCCGTCACCAGCGCCGTCCGGTGCTCGCCGCCACGCTGTTCGACCCCGGTGACGGTCACTCCGGTGACCAGCACCGCCCCGGCCTGCTTGGCCGACTGCACCAGGCGCAGGTCGAACTCGTCCCGGTTGACCAGCCCGAACAGCATCCGCCGATCCCGGCGCGTCCGGCTGAACCGGCCGTCGTACGCGAAAGTGACGGCGGACACCCGGTCCTGCAGCGGCAGTTCGAAGTTCGCCGGCAGGCTGTCCCGGGAGGGGCCGATGATGCCGCCGCCGCAGGTCTTGTAGCGGGGGTGCTCGGCCTTGTCGAGCAGCAGCACCCGGCGGCCCTGCACCGCGGCGGCGTACGCGGCCGAGGCCCCGGCCGGTCCGGCGCCGACCACCACGACGTCCCAGACGCCGTCCTGCGGCAGGATCACCCCGTCCAGCGAGCTGTCCTCGCCGAGGAGCGGACCGTCCTCGCCTACGCGCGGGCTGCCGGCGTCGAGCGGACCGTCCTCGCCGACCAGGCCGTCCGCGTCGAGCGGACCGTCCTCGCCGACCAGGCCGTCCGCGTCGAGCGGGCTGT from Kitasatospora cathayae includes:
- a CDS encoding ArsR/SmtB family transcription factor yields the protein MHRFTLRLADLATTWFAYSPIHEAVLSLRMWTHPGVYRLHSRAFEQLRPSFERLDSRLLLSLVAANRWVPDFLTPRPSSPAPEFRSQLATVRALPPQLLHSELEQTFLPNGQPLPDLLQAGLRDPARLLARICEALEEYWEACLAPTWWPQARAVLEADLVYRARVLAQHGAAALFADLDHRLQWTDGVLSINRHWTDGDVETAVDGRGLVLSPTFFVRGAITMIDSNRAPQISYPARGQAGMADQGSPVPRQALEALVGAPKARLLSLLAEPASTTELAYRLGVTPGAISQHLSVLAATGLVTRARHGRSVLYRRSVLGDELTDGR
- a CDS encoding geranylgeranyl reductase family protein, whose translation is MTDSGSPDSRSPLNSPLGEDSPLGEDSPLDADGLVGEDGPLDADGLVGEDGPLDAGSPRVGEDGPLLGEDSSLDGVILPQDGVWDVVVVGAGPAGASAAYAAAVQGRRVLLLDKAEHPRYKTCGGGIIGPSRDSLPANFELPLQDRVSAVTFAYDGRFSRTRRDRRMLFGLVNRDEFDLRLVQSAKQAGAVLVTGVTVTGVEQRGGEHRTALVTAADGRSFEARAVVGADGSASRIARHVGVTFDQIDLGLEAEIPVPPQVAADWSGRIHLDWGPLPGSYGWVFPKTETSSLTVGVISARGDGERTKQYLADYIRRLGLSGFTPRVESGHLTRCRAEDSPLSRGRVLVAGDAAGLLEPWTREGISYALRSGRLAGEWAVRVAEAGDAASVRREALNYAFAVKAGLGVEMRAGKQLLGAFERRPYLFHAAVCLVPAAWRAFARTTQGHTTFAQLLRQNRAARKLMAMAAR